From Stegostoma tigrinum isolate sSteTig4 chromosome X, sSteTig4.hap1, whole genome shotgun sequence, a single genomic window includes:
- the LOC132207509 gene encoding probable G-protein coupled receptor 139 gives MVTQSRHYEQHKVIDLSSQKMYRPIQLVRNIFYVAIAVIGLPVNSLALVILFRGKCGISSCTACYLVAMATADLLYVILEVTLYRINEYYFPVNFLDMTAVCKITSVLRRATADCSVWFTVTFTFDRFVAICCQKLKMKYCTKKIATAVLSTTGILTCFKNIPTYFRFESYQIFNNVEWLCVNNEAYYDDPIWIGFKRFEKILTPMLPFALILLINALTVRQILVASQARKRLQDQSKGQNSSDPEMESRRKSIILLFTISSGFILLWLCYLFVYFNTFDPLFDKNSKSIFQCVAYMLRDINCCTNTFIYVATLSKFREKFTSTLMLPFKQTIHCKHQ, from the exons ATGGTGACACAGTCT AGACATTACGAGCAACACAAAGTGATTGATCTTTCCAGTCAGAAAATGTATCGACCAATTCAGTTGGTGAGGAATATATTCTATGTTGCAATTGCTGTAATCGGTTTGCCTG TGAATTCACTGGCACTTGTGATTTTATTCAGAGGAAAATGTGGAATTTCCTCATGCACCGCTTGTTACCTCGTTGCCATGGCAACAGCGGATCTACTGTATGTTATCCTTGAGGTCACACTCTACCGGATCAATGAATATTATTTCCCTGTCAATTTCTTGGATATGACCGCTGTCTGTAAAATTACCTCTGTGCTGCGCCGCGCTACCGCTgattgttctgtctggttcaccgtcacttttacttttgatcgatttgttgccatttgttgccagaagttgaaaatgaaatattgcaccaagaaAATTGCAACAGCAGTTCTATCAACAACAGGCATTCTGACCTGTTTCAAAAACATTCCCACCTACTTCCGGTTTGAATCTTACCAAATCTTTAACAATGTCGAGTGGCTCTGCGTGAACAATGAAGCATATTATGACGATCCCATATGGATAGGATTCAAACGCTTTGAAAAGATCTTAACTCCAATGCTCCCATTTGCTTTAATTCTTTTGATAAACGCTTTGACAGTCAGGCAAATTTTAGTGGCCAGTCAGGCTCGTAAGAGACTGCAGGATCAGAGCAAAGGACAGAATTCTTctgacccagagatggagagcagaagaAAGTCTATTATTTTACTCTTCACAATATCCAGTGGTTTCATCCTGCTGTGGCTGTGCTACCTTTTTGTATATTTTAATACATTCGATCCATTGTTCGATAAAAATTCTAAATCTATATTCCAATGTGTTGCATATATGCTCCGTGATATAAactgctgcacaaacacatttatttatgtaGCAACTCTCTCCAAGTTCAGAGAGAAGTTCACAAGCACGCTCATGTTACCTTTTAAGCAAACAATTCACTGTAAGCATCAATAA